One window from the genome of Apium graveolens cultivar Ventura unplaced genomic scaffold, ASM990537v1 ctg3924, whole genome shotgun sequence encodes:
- the LOC141701489 gene encoding secreted RxLR effector protein 161-like has translation MDTPVSKGDKFSLKQCPKNELEIREMQRIPYASAVGSLMYAQVCTRPDITFIVGMLGRYLSNPGMEQWKAVKRVLRYLKKTKDYMLTYRKLDHLENIGYSDSDFGGCKDERKSTSGYVYLLAGGAISWRSSKQTLIASSTMVVEYIACFIASNQALWLRNFVTGLHILDGVERPLKIFFVIINQQWSIRTIIGALQMQNI, from the coding sequence ATGGATACACCTGTGTCTAAGGGAGACAAATTTAGTCTCAAACAGTGTCCCAAGAATGAACTTGAGATAAGGGAAATGCAAAGGATACCATATGCATCGGCAGTGGGAAGCCTAATGTATGCTCAAGTTTGTACTCGTCCTGACATAACATTCATTGTTGGAATGTTGGGAAGATATTTGAGTAATCCGGGAATGGAGCAATGGAAAGCAGTGAAACGAGTCTTACGGTatttgaagaaaacaaaagacTACATGCTCACATACAGGAAATTAGATCATCTAGAAAATATTGGATATTCAGATTCTGACTTTGGAGGATGCAAAGATGAAAGAAAATCTACTTCGGGCTATGTTTATCTACTGGCTGGTGGAGCGATTTCATGGAGGTCTTCCAAACAGACGCTCATAGCTTCATCCACTATGGTTGTAGAATATATAGCATGTTTTATTGCATCCAATCAAGCTTTATGGCTGCGAAACTTTGTCACTGGTTTGCATATCCTTGATGGTGTTGAAAGACCATTAAAGATATTTTTTGTGATAATAAATCAGCAGTGGAGTATTCGAACAATAATAGGAGCACTACAGATGCAAAACATATAG